From a single Planctellipticum variicoloris genomic region:
- a CDS encoding EF-hand domain-containing protein: MIVSRLSLILLLFAAATPATADDPPPLHQDVLLLADEGPIGLRLIVTVEGRDLRSGWDACLGALLEKGDANADGTTTWEELAPRLPSSSEIQFLINGGGGRAIADREDSSFLKQKRGPVSRDELNASMNSLGFGPLAFRYTSEATPAGGALQTNAQQFAGVVLFSRLDQDRNGRLSRTELQDGLTTLRHLDENEDDLLVPAELDSTNRQGVVSRMGGSMGRSTDTGPFLVLPLGERTDAAVRMLLRRYDHAPARDGTLTAAELGLSESQFAGFDKDHGGSLDRGELAALLQTPPLRYNVTCDLPAGGRPAVLKVTPQMTTDAAPVAEPGRIALQLNRLQISFQGVNQPPLDAEAIAAAWLQTLDRDANEYLEATELRNYGLQPLFALLDGDRDEKVTKAELAHYAETRLHLFEQQLVITAADSSRNLFESLDANRDGRLSAAEFRRGGEQLPAWDANRDGELADQEVPQRMTLSFARDSSPLLAQRLGFARPASMVEVQPSTVNVVAPAWFAAMDRNSDGEISRQEFIGPLPRFAALDANCDGRIDGTEAAPR, encoded by the coding sequence ATGATCGTCTCTCGGCTCTCCCTGATCCTGCTGCTGTTCGCCGCCGCAACCCCCGCGACCGCCGATGATCCGCCGCCGCTCCATCAGGACGTCCTGCTCCTGGCCGACGAGGGGCCGATCGGGCTGCGTCTCATCGTGACCGTCGAGGGGCGCGATCTCCGCAGCGGCTGGGACGCCTGTCTCGGCGCGCTGCTCGAAAAGGGCGACGCGAATGCCGACGGCACGACCACCTGGGAGGAGCTCGCGCCTCGACTCCCATCCTCCTCCGAAATTCAGTTCCTGATCAACGGCGGGGGCGGACGCGCCATCGCCGACCGCGAGGACTCGTCGTTCCTAAAGCAGAAACGTGGCCCCGTCTCGCGCGACGAATTGAACGCCTCCATGAACTCGCTCGGCTTCGGCCCGCTCGCGTTCCGCTACACGTCCGAAGCCACCCCGGCGGGCGGAGCCTTGCAGACCAACGCTCAGCAGTTCGCCGGCGTGGTCCTCTTCTCCCGACTCGACCAGGATCGCAACGGCCGACTGTCGCGCACGGAACTGCAGGACGGCCTCACCACCCTGCGGCATCTCGACGAAAACGAAGACGACCTGCTCGTTCCCGCCGAACTCGACAGCACCAACCGCCAGGGCGTGGTTTCCCGCATGGGAGGATCCATGGGCCGCTCGACCGATACCGGGCCGTTCCTGGTGCTGCCGCTCGGCGAGCGGACCGACGCCGCCGTCCGGATGCTGCTCCGCCGGTACGACCATGCCCCGGCCCGCGACGGGACGCTCACGGCGGCCGAGCTGGGACTTTCCGAAAGCCAGTTCGCCGGATTCGACAAAGACCACGGCGGATCGCTCGATCGCGGCGAGCTCGCCGCTCTGCTGCAAACTCCGCCGCTCCGTTACAACGTCACCTGCGACCTCCCCGCCGGCGGTCGACCGGCCGTGTTGAAGGTCACACCGCAAATGACCACGGACGCTGCTCCCGTCGCAGAACCGGGCCGCATCGCTCTTCAGCTCAATCGACTTCAGATCAGTTTTCAGGGCGTCAACCAGCCCCCCCTGGACGCCGAGGCCATCGCCGCCGCCTGGCTGCAGACGCTCGATCGGGACGCCAACGAGTACCTTGAGGCGACCGAGCTTCGCAACTATGGCCTGCAGCCCCTGTTCGCCCTCCTCGACGGCGATCGCGACGAGAAGGTCACCAAGGCGGAACTGGCCCATTACGCCGAGACCCGCCTTCACCTGTTCGAACAGCAGCTCGTCATCACCGCCGCCGACTCCAGCCGGAATCTGTTCGAATCGCTCGACGCCAACCGCGACGGCCGACTCTCCGCCGCCGAGTTCCGCCGGGGAGGCGAACAGCTCCCGGCCTGGGACGCCAATCGCGACGGCGAACTCGCCGACCAGGAAGTCCCGCAGCGGATGACCCTGTCGTTCGCCCGCGACTCCAGCCCCCTGCTCGCGCAGCGGCTCGGCTTCGCCCGTCCCGCCTCGATGGTCGAAGTCCAACCCTCGACCGTCAACGTCGTCGCCCCCGCCTGGTTCGCCGCAATGGACCGCAACAGCGACGGCGAAATCTCGCGCCAGGAATTCATCGGTCCGCTGCCGCGATTCGCCGCATTGGACGCCAACTGCGACGGCCGGATCGACGGAACCGAAGCCGCCCCGCGCTGA
- a CDS encoding DUF1501 domain-containing protein translates to MPANSPHAPFTPAWSVPLSRRRWLQVTGGLSAAAGASWLPQLAACAQQTGVRPRSCILLWMSGGPSHIDLFDLKPEHENGGEFKPIDTAAPGVQICEHLPKLAEQARRLAIIRSMSTKEGDHARATHVMRTGYLPQGPIQYPALGSLLSKELISADCELPGYVSISPFIGLAPAAFGPGFLGPQYAPLIVGSSGPGQSDAALRVQNVESHPGTDAPQVDRRLSLLQGFEADFAAARPGLMVDSHRSAYASAVRMMRSEGIKAFDLDDEPAELRDRYGRNTFGQGCLLARRLVERGVPFVEVSFSGTEGALGWDTHQQNFPTLKTLCGTLDPAWATLMDDLGQRGLLDSTLVVWMGEFGRTPSINNNAGRDHFPAAWSTVLGGGGIRGGQALGKTSADGMTVAERPVTTADLLATVVQAVGLDPTKQNMSNVGRPIRLADPAARPIEEVLA, encoded by the coding sequence ATGCCAGCGAACTCCCCACACGCTCCTTTCACCCCCGCCTGGTCTGTCCCTCTCTCCCGCCGGCGCTGGCTGCAGGTCACCGGCGGCCTGTCTGCCGCCGCGGGGGCGAGCTGGCTCCCGCAACTCGCCGCCTGCGCGCAGCAGACCGGCGTTCGCCCCAGATCCTGCATCCTCCTCTGGATGAGCGGCGGCCCCTCCCACATCGATCTGTTCGACCTGAAACCGGAGCACGAAAACGGCGGCGAATTCAAACCGATCGACACCGCCGCCCCGGGCGTCCAGATCTGCGAACATCTCCCAAAACTCGCCGAGCAGGCCAGGCGGCTCGCCATCATCCGCTCCATGAGCACGAAGGAAGGGGACCACGCCCGCGCCACGCACGTCATGCGCACCGGCTATCTCCCCCAGGGGCCGATCCAGTACCCCGCACTCGGCAGCCTCCTCAGCAAAGAGCTGATCTCCGCCGACTGCGAACTCCCCGGCTACGTCAGCATCTCCCCCTTCATCGGTCTCGCCCCCGCCGCATTCGGTCCCGGATTCCTCGGCCCGCAATACGCCCCGCTCATCGTCGGCAGCAGCGGTCCGGGGCAAAGCGACGCCGCCCTCCGCGTGCAGAACGTCGAGTCCCACCCGGGAACCGACGCCCCCCAGGTCGATCGCCGGCTCTCCCTCCTGCAAGGCTTCGAAGCCGACTTCGCCGCCGCCCGCCCCGGCCTCATGGTCGACAGCCATCGCTCCGCCTACGCCTCCGCCGTCCGGATGATGCGCTCCGAAGGGATCAAAGCCTTCGATCTGGACGACGAACCCGCGGAGCTCCGCGACCGCTACGGCCGCAACACTTTCGGCCAGGGCTGCCTGCTCGCCCGCCGACTTGTCGAACGGGGCGTCCCCTTTGTCGAAGTCAGCTTCAGCGGAACCGAAGGAGCCCTCGGCTGGGACACCCACCAGCAGAACTTCCCCACGCTCAAAACCCTCTGCGGCACGCTCGATCCCGCCTGGGCGACTCTCATGGACGATCTCGGCCAGCGCGGACTCCTCGACTCAACCCTCGTCGTCTGGATGGGCGAGTTCGGCCGCACGCCCTCCATCAATAACAACGCCGGTCGCGATCACTTCCCCGCCGCCTGGTCGACCGTCCTGGGGGGCGGCGGCATCCGCGGCGGGCAGGCCCTCGGCAAGACCAGCGCGGATGGCATGACCGTCGCCGAGCGTCCGGTCACCACCGCCGACCTGCTGGCAACCGTCGTGCAGGCGGTGGGGCTCGATCCCACCAAACAGAACATGTCCAACGTCGGCCGCCCCATCCGCCTGGCCGATCCCGCCGCCAGGCCGATCGAGGAGGTCCTGGCATGA
- a CDS encoding DUF1553 domain-containing protein translates to MRRITPCCRIALTLLVIAAGLRTARADEVQATANLIDRHIEARWKIDGVVPAELSDDAEFFRRINLHIGGVIPTVWEVRSFVADPTPDKRRQAVEHLLSGPRYIAHFTSTWRKVMLPETETDPNLRALAPEFEGWLRQRLIDNTSYDRMVRELLTAPLSRSNAMTMGNTGREATPAGFFAAKEMKPENLAAGSARTFLGVRIDCAQCHDHPFDAWKRRQFWGYAAFFAGIVPARAGSDDIPVQQSVEVFDRRELAIPDDINQRVVQATFLNGDQPEWKPRTSSRQTLADWITARDNPYFARATVNRLWAHFFGLGLVDPVDDLSPANIPSHPELLDELGREFARHDFDLQFLIRAIVNSRTYQLTSRRTHDSQDEPSRFARMAVQGLTAESVYRSLQRATGAAPPDVADRSVVLFAPQGEDQQFRELFANVTDRPIDRQTSILQALLIMNGPQTDVRQLRILEAILAFPDLTAAEQIETLFLSTVSRLPAAAESARLVQAVEAQASPDERRKVLGDILWALLNSSEFLFNH, encoded by the coding sequence ATGCGACGTATAACTCCCTGCTGCCGGATCGCCCTGACGCTCCTCGTGATCGCTGCCGGACTTCGCACGGCCCGCGCCGATGAAGTCCAGGCCACAGCCAACCTCATCGACCGTCACATTGAGGCCCGCTGGAAGATCGACGGCGTCGTCCCCGCGGAACTCTCCGACGACGCCGAGTTTTTTCGCCGGATCAATCTCCACATCGGCGGCGTCATCCCCACGGTCTGGGAAGTCCGCAGCTTTGTCGCCGATCCCACTCCCGACAAACGCCGCCAGGCGGTCGAACATCTCCTCAGCGGCCCCCGTTACATCGCGCATTTCACGTCGACCTGGCGCAAGGTGATGCTCCCCGAAACGGAGACCGACCCCAATCTCCGCGCACTGGCCCCCGAGTTCGAAGGCTGGCTCCGCCAGCGGCTGATCGACAACACCTCCTACGACCGCATGGTCCGCGAGCTGCTGACCGCCCCCTTGTCCCGTTCCAACGCCATGACGATGGGAAACACCGGTCGCGAAGCGACCCCTGCGGGGTTCTTCGCCGCCAAAGAAATGAAACCGGAAAACCTGGCCGCCGGGTCCGCCCGTACCTTTCTCGGCGTCCGCATCGACTGCGCGCAGTGCCACGACCATCCCTTCGACGCCTGGAAACGCCGGCAGTTCTGGGGGTACGCCGCCTTCTTCGCCGGCATCGTTCCCGCCCGGGCCGGGTCCGACGACATCCCCGTGCAGCAGTCGGTCGAAGTTTTCGACCGTCGTGAACTGGCCATTCCCGACGACATCAACCAGCGCGTCGTCCAGGCGACGTTCCTGAACGGCGATCAACCCGAATGGAAGCCCCGCACGTCGTCGCGCCAGACCCTCGCCGACTGGATCACCGCCCGCGATAACCCCTACTTCGCGCGCGCGACCGTCAATCGACTCTGGGCCCACTTCTTCGGCCTGGGTCTCGTCGACCCCGTCGACGATCTCAGCCCGGCCAACATCCCCAGCCACCCGGAGCTGCTCGACGAGCTTGGCCGGGAATTCGCCCGCCACGATTTCGACCTGCAGTTCCTGATCCGCGCCATCGTCAACAGCCGGACGTACCAGCTCACAAGCCGCAGAACCCATGACAGCCAGGATGAACCGTCCCGCTTCGCCCGGATGGCGGTTCAGGGCCTCACCGCGGAATCGGTCTACCGCAGCCTGCAGCGGGCCACCGGCGCCGCCCCGCCCGACGTCGCCGACCGATCGGTGGTCCTGTTCGCGCCGCAGGGTGAAGATCAGCAGTTTCGCGAACTGTTCGCCAACGTCACCGACCGCCCGATCGATCGCCAGACCAGCATCCTGCAGGCGCTCCTGATCATGAACGGTCCGCAAACCGACGTCCGCCAGCTCCGCATCCTCGAAGCAATCCTCGCCTTTCCCGATCTGACCGCCGCCGAGCAGATCGAAACGCTCTTTCTCTCGACAGTCAGCCGTCTCCCCGCCGCCGCAGAATCCGCCAGGCTCGTTCAGGCGGTCGAAGCGCAGGCTTCGCCGGACGAACGCCGCAAAGTCCTCGGCGACATCCTCTGGGCCTTGCTCAACAGCAGCGAGTTTCTGTTCAACCATTGA
- a CDS encoding WD40 repeat domain-containing protein, with translation MSVRWLIALSTLAAAWSPWSDGVCAESPGGAEPAKYAAAARTEDETTLAVRTLAWSADGHWMAAGFGAPDTRGRLRVWDLQRRRQVVSQASVRGVASVALSANGQRVAWSGWDHVVHLATLGPQGIADEREIPAGSRVVRLALSPDGRKLATASDGAELRLWDAATGTELKRCTGDVFRLQCVAFSPDGLMLAAGGGGFSEPIFGRAALWDAETGEQILALEGHTSPVMSVAFSPDGEDLASAGIDNTVRIWSVESGALRRGFMPHSRTIADLSYSPDSQYLATASYDGQAAILNPLTGDRVNVLSDAGEMVHCVAFSPDGHTLAYGGADGRVRFYDLNTDVSAPAFVGEEASPPIITDLDCSPDGRWLALAGEDGIVQLRDLESGDLLQMLTGHEDVVTAVAFSPNGQQLASASFDGTVRLWNPTAVKTVLTLSGHASWVLGVAWSHDGQRLATGGYDRSVRIWDAVSGRQLATLEGHSASVHSVVWSPDDRFVASASGDRSVRIWDVARQASTAELKGHSAAVRSVDWHPSGDWLASAAEDGELRLWSPEGNSLHTEENAGGMLWNVTISPRGKTLVATGRAGFARLWTIDGQTLVEPQDLTGGNEILTTVAYAPQAKEILTGGYERLVRRYPATEAVTDAIARMSVENSVCRVALFGPQDGQLWTGDHAGKLKRWNWREGKLEDTLTADPAGVMRALLAPDGRWLATSGADGNVRLWAPDGKEPLAVLEAHRREAAALAITPDGKRLFSGGGDNIIRMWNAENRRTLKRWPQNLPITSLEVSPDGQWLLSATGNWRSYKTPGEVTLWDTAKGQFIGKFPGHAAEVKSAVFSLDGSQVVSGCSDQKVRIFNRESQALVREWELQTVVTRVLCLPDGQTLLTGDLNGRLELWELSTGNRIRQFGDHQDKMIYGLSVSPDRQWLATCGGDGQAQIWPLKDLLIAPLVGLSTAKP, from the coding sequence ATGTCGGTTCGGTGGCTCATCGCGCTGAGCACCCTCGCGGCCGCCTGGTCGCCGTGGTCGGACGGCGTCTGCGCCGAATCGCCCGGCGGCGCGGAACCCGCCAAGTACGCCGCCGCCGCTCGCACCGAAGACGAAACCACTCTCGCGGTCCGCACTCTCGCCTGGTCCGCCGACGGTCACTGGATGGCCGCCGGCTTCGGAGCCCCCGACACCCGCGGTCGACTCCGCGTCTGGGACCTCCAGCGCCGACGCCAGGTCGTCAGTCAGGCGTCCGTTCGCGGCGTCGCCTCCGTGGCCCTCAGCGCCAATGGCCAGCGCGTCGCCTGGTCGGGCTGGGATCACGTCGTCCACCTGGCGACCCTCGGTCCCCAGGGAATCGCCGACGAGCGCGAGATCCCCGCCGGCTCCCGCGTCGTTCGCCTCGCCCTCTCCCCCGACGGCCGCAAACTCGCTACCGCCAGCGACGGCGCCGAACTCCGACTGTGGGACGCTGCCACCGGAACAGAGCTGAAACGCTGCACCGGCGACGTCTTCCGCCTGCAATGCGTCGCCTTCTCCCCCGACGGCCTGATGCTCGCCGCCGGCGGAGGCGGCTTCTCCGAACCAATCTTCGGCCGCGCCGCCCTGTGGGACGCCGAGACCGGCGAGCAGATTCTCGCCCTCGAAGGCCACACCAGCCCCGTGATGAGCGTGGCCTTCTCGCCCGACGGCGAAGACCTGGCGAGCGCCGGCATCGATAATACCGTCCGCATCTGGTCGGTCGAGTCCGGCGCGCTCCGGCGTGGATTTATGCCCCACAGCCGCACGATCGCCGACCTGAGCTATTCCCCCGACAGCCAGTATCTCGCCACCGCCAGCTACGACGGTCAGGCGGCCATCCTGAATCCCCTGACGGGGGACCGGGTGAATGTTCTCTCGGATGCCGGCGAGATGGTTCACTGCGTCGCGTTTTCTCCGGACGGTCATACGCTGGCCTACGGCGGCGCCGACGGCCGCGTCCGCTTCTACGATCTCAATACCGACGTCTCCGCGCCCGCCTTCGTCGGCGAAGAAGCCTCCCCTCCCATCATCACCGATCTCGACTGCTCCCCCGACGGTCGCTGGCTGGCCCTGGCCGGCGAAGACGGCATCGTGCAGCTCCGCGATCTCGAAAGCGGCGACCTCCTCCAGATGCTGACCGGCCACGAAGACGTCGTGACCGCCGTCGCCTTCTCCCCGAACGGGCAGCAACTCGCCAGCGCCAGCTTCGACGGGACCGTCCGTCTCTGGAATCCAACGGCCGTGAAGACCGTCCTGACCCTCTCCGGTCACGCAAGCTGGGTCCTCGGCGTCGCCTGGAGCCACGACGGCCAGCGTCTCGCCACCGGCGGATATGACCGCTCCGTCCGCATCTGGGATGCGGTCTCCGGTCGGCAGCTTGCGACGCTGGAAGGCCACTCGGCCTCGGTTCACTCCGTCGTCTGGTCTCCCGATGATCGCTTCGTCGCCTCCGCCAGCGGCGATCGCTCCGTCCGGATCTGGGATGTCGCCCGGCAGGCATCGACGGCGGAGCTGAAGGGGCACTCCGCGGCCGTCCGCTCGGTCGACTGGCATCCTTCCGGCGACTGGCTCGCCAGCGCCGCCGAAGACGGCGAACTGCGCCTCTGGTCCCCCGAAGGCAACTCGCTCCACACCGAAGAGAACGCCGGCGGCATGCTCTGGAATGTCACCATCTCCCCGCGCGGCAAAACCCTGGTCGCCACCGGCCGCGCAGGTTTCGCCCGCCTCTGGACCATCGACGGGCAAACGCTCGTCGAACCGCAAGACCTGACCGGCGGCAACGAAATCCTGACCACCGTCGCCTACGCTCCGCAGGCGAAAGAAATCCTCACCGGCGGCTACGAACGCCTGGTCCGCCGCTACCCCGCCACAGAGGCCGTCACCGACGCCATCGCCCGCATGTCAGTCGAAAACTCCGTCTGCCGCGTCGCCCTCTTCGGACCGCAGGACGGGCAGCTCTGGACCGGCGACCATGCCGGCAAGCTGAAACGCTGGAACTGGCGGGAAGGAAAACTCGAAGACACGCTCACGGCCGATCCCGCCGGCGTCATGCGCGCCCTCCTCGCTCCCGATGGTCGCTGGCTGGCCACCAGCGGCGCAGACGGCAACGTCCGTCTTTGGGCGCCCGACGGTAAAGAGCCTTTGGCAGTCCTCGAAGCCCATCGCCGGGAAGCCGCGGCCCTGGCGATCACCCCCGACGGCAAACGGCTCTTCTCGGGGGGAGGCGACAACATCATTCGCATGTGGAACGCCGAGAACCGCCGCACCCTCAAACGCTGGCCGCAGAACCTCCCCATCACCTCGCTCGAAGTCTCCCCCGACGGCCAGTGGCTCCTCTCCGCCACCGGCAACTGGCGCTCCTACAAGACCCCCGGCGAAGTCACGCTCTGGGACACTGCAAAGGGGCAGTTCATCGGCAAGTTCCCCGGCCACGCCGCCGAAGTGAAGTCCGCCGTCTTCTCCCTCGACGGCAGCCAGGTCGTCTCCGGCTGCTCCGATCAGAAAGTCCGCATTTTCAACCGCGAATCGCAGGCACTGGTCCGGGAGTGGGAGCTGCAGACCGTCGTCACTCGCGTCCTCTGCCTCCCCGATGGCCAGACCCTCCTCACCGGAGACCTCAACGGCCGCCTCGAACTCTGGGAACTTTCCACCGGCAACCGCATCCGCCAGTTCGGCGACCATCAGGACAAAATGATCTACGGCCTGTCCGTCTCCCCCGACCGGCAGTGGCTCGCCACCTGCGGCGGTGACGGGCAGGCTCAGATCTGGCCTCTCAAGGATCTGTTGATCGCTCCTCTCGTCGGGCTGTCGACCGCGAAGCCCTGA
- a CDS encoding peptidylprolyl isomerase — MGEAKHLATAAAGGKRWWLVLGGAAGAVVAGVLLMQSWRAQPGQAATEPAGQKATAKALARVGKDTIPYDLVAAECVTRHGKEVLDDLINRMIIQQACEANNLVVTEEDVTAEVNRIAKRFNLDPQGWYAMLQAERNLSPQQYRQSVIWPMLALRKLAGEQVDITEEDLNKAFVRNYGPRVKAKMILLDRLNQAQECWEAVNKAPAEFEQLAQKYSVDANSRSLGGAVPPIPRFSGSDELEKAAFKLKEGEISGIVQMASNRYAIIKCEGRTEPIVTDIEEVKDGLYDEIKEAKIQQSVAQVFEKLKKETRVDNYLSATSSGPQDRSVISGSNIQQTGATQAAPIRRAANTGRATLDN, encoded by the coding sequence ATGGGTGAAGCTAAGCACCTCGCGACGGCCGCTGCTGGCGGGAAACGCTGGTGGCTGGTTCTCGGCGGCGCCGCGGGTGCCGTCGTTGCTGGAGTCCTCTTGATGCAGTCCTGGCGCGCTCAGCCGGGGCAGGCCGCCACCGAGCCCGCCGGCCAGAAAGCCACTGCCAAAGCTCTCGCCCGCGTCGGCAAAGACACCATCCCCTACGACCTCGTCGCCGCCGAATGCGTCACCCGCCACGGCAAAGAAGTCCTCGACGACCTGATCAACCGCATGATCATCCAGCAGGCCTGCGAAGCCAATAACCTGGTCGTCACCGAAGAAGACGTCACGGCCGAAGTCAACCGCATCGCCAAACGCTTCAACCTCGACCCCCAGGGCTGGTACGCCATGCTCCAGGCCGAGCGGAACCTGTCCCCCCAGCAGTACCGCCAGAGCGTCATCTGGCCGATGCTCGCCCTCCGCAAGCTCGCCGGCGAACAGGTCGACATCACCGAAGAAGATCTCAACAAAGCCTTCGTCCGCAACTACGGACCCCGCGTCAAGGCCAAGATGATCCTCCTCGACCGCCTCAACCAGGCCCAGGAATGCTGGGAAGCCGTCAACAAGGCCCCCGCCGAATTCGAACAGCTCGCCCAGAAGTACTCCGTCGACGCCAACAGCCGTTCGCTCGGCGGCGCCGTCCCCCCGATCCCGCGCTTCTCCGGCTCCGACGAACTGGAAAAGGCCGCCTTCAAGCTCAAGGAAGGCGAAATCTCCGGCATCGTCCAGATGGCCTCGAATCGCTACGCCATCATCAAGTGCGAAGGCCGCACCGAACCCATCGTGACCGACATCGAAGAAGTCAAAGACGGCCTCTACGACGAAATCAAGGAAGCCAAGATCCAGCAGTCCGTCGCGCAAGTCTTCGAAAAACTCAAGAAGGAAACCCGCGTCGACAACTACCTGTCCGCCACCTCCAGCGGCCCCCAGGACCGCTCCGTCATCAGCGGCTCCAACATTCAGCAGACCGGCGCCACTCAGGCCGCGCCGATCCGCCGCGCCGCCAACACCGGCCGCGCCACCCTCGACAACTGA